The DNA sequence tgtcaagaagggcagcaaagaagccacttctctccaggaaaaacatcagggacagactgatattctgcaaaatgtACAGGGATTGAACTGccgaggactggggtaaagtcattttctctgatgaatcccctatCCGAtagtttggggcatctggaaaaaagcttgtccggacaagacaaggtgagcgctaccatcagtcctgtttcatgccaacagtaaagcatcctgagaccattcatgtgtggggttgcttctcagccaagggagtgggctcactcacaattttgcctaagaacacagccatgaataaagaatagtaccaacacatcctttgagagcaacttctcccaactatccaggaacagtttggtgacaaacaataccttttccagcatgaaggagcaccttgccataaggcaaaagtgataactacgtggctcagggaacaaaacattgatattttgggtccatggccagttTTTATTCAGAtacaaaaaaacagtttttcaaCCGCTGTACaagtgtaaaaaataaatgttctgaTTGAAATTGAAATACAAAACCTTTTtccaaaaacatgtattttatactGTATTTAAATATGTTCacaaggctgggtttctgtacagcactttcagATATGAgctgtacgaagggctatataaatacatttgatttgaaactccccagaccttaatcccattgagaacttgtggtcaatcctcaagaggcatgtggacaaacaaaaacccacacattctgacaaactccaagcattgattattgcagaataggctgccatcagtcaggatgtgacccagaagttaattgacagcatgccagggtggattgcagaggtcttgaaaaagaagggtcaatactgaaaatattgactctttgcatcaacttcctgtaattgtcaataaaagcctttgacacttatgaaatgcttgtaattatacctcagtattccatagtaacatctgacaaaaatatctaaagacactgaagcaggaaattaatatgtgtcattctcaaaacttttggccacgactaagTCAAATATATGGATTCACAAACAATGTTTTAGAGAATAGGCCTTGTTTTAACCTTAAAGACTCTGATCATGGTATTTGAAAACAGCTAAAACAAGTCTTTGAACTTGTGCAGACTTGAATACAGTCGATTCCACAAGTGTCATAATTTCTCATTTGTCTTCTTTAGCATGAGTTCTTCATTCTACTTTGAACAACTGCAATaaaaagtgattttaatttgtagcaaatccttctctcctctatacAGTCTTACTTTGAGGAAGTCTTTATGCATTTGCTTCAGTTTGTGTTCAAATGTCAAACACTCCAGTGGGCTATACCAGTGATCCAGCCTGGCTCTGAGTGGGCACAGCACCTATACGGGCCAGGGTGGTGGAGCTGATTGGTGAGGTGAGAGGGTGTGGCACCTGGGGCTGGGCCCCCTCAGTCTTGTCGGGGTCTGTGACCATGTGGCCAGGTGGGGAATGGGGTGGGGCACCGTTGGAACTGGAGGTTCTGCTGTGTCCATAGTGAGGAATGCTACTGATGCTGGGAGGTCGGCTGTGGTTGGAACTGGGAGGTCGACTGTGCCTGTGTGGAGCGCTACCGCCAATGTGGTTCGAGCTTGGTGGTCTGCTGTGCCCATGTGGAGAGGGGGCACCGATATTGTTAGAACTTGGGGGTTGACTGTTCCCATGTGGGGAGGGGGTACCAATGTTGTTAGAGCTAGGGGTCTGCTGTGCCCATGTGGAGAGGTGACACCAACATGGTTAGGACTGGGGGTTGACTGAACCCATGGGGAGGGGTGTCAACAATGATACTAGTGCTGAGGGGCCGGGTGTGGCCAGGGGGTAGAGTCCCACTGATGTGGTTAGAACTGGGGGGTCGACTGTGCCTGTGTGGAGAGGTGGCATCAATGTTGTTTGCAACACAGAGGGGTCTGGTGTGCCTGGGTGGAGGTGTGCCACTGATGTATCCTGGGAGGCCCTGCAAGGGGTTGGGCTCTCCAGGCCGAAGGCGGTAGGCATTGAACACAGAGCCTGTGTCAGAGGCCGGAGCAGTGTTGTAGGGGTAGCGGAAGTTGTTGGGCTGCTGGGGGTCTCGTAGATGTGGGGTCGTGGCTATGGAAGACAGCGTGCCATTTTTGGAGAGGAGGTCTGAGCCTGTGCCGCTCTTTGCCCAGGAAACACGCTTGGGTGCCTGGGCATCCTCCCTGTAATGGATAGGCAGCCAATGAGAAAACACAAACCAAGATCATATCACACACATCCTCCAATCACCAACCTGCAGAAACTGAATTAGAACACTGTCCATGGTGGAGTACTAGTAGTTGTACATCCTGTGACGTTTAACAACTGTACTTGTTTTTCCAATGACAAAATCTCACTTGATATCATTGGCTAGCTCCTCCTCTTCATGGTCTCTCCTCCTCAGTATGAAGATGAGGAAGAGTATGATGGCTACCAGTGCCACGATGGACCCCAGAGTAGCAGCAACAATCGCTCCAGCATTAGAGGCTGTGGAAGAGGACACCACAGAGAGGATTAGAACAGGAAACAAGAGCAGTCTGTATATACTAGTATGAGATGATGTGTTTACTTCCTATACATACAGGTGAAGACCTCCAGGTTGATAGAGCAAGTGTCAGAGCCGGCAGTGTTGCTAGCTCGGCACACATATTTCCCTGACATGCTCTTAGTGAGGTTACTCAGCCTAAGGGTGCCTTGCCTCTcatctgaaagagagagacagtgttataCACTCTTGCCTCTACATCATGAACATATTCATGTACTGTACAGTGCACAGAACATTATACACAATCTCCATCTACAGTAATACTGACAGttacactaggtaacacaagggtagctacagtatgtatacaaACATAATTAGACTACACACTCTATCAAGTACAATACTCTCTTGGTTCCGAAGCTATAAGTATTGAGGGGTATCCTGGTCCTAGGGAGTcaaatcccactgggcacagacgtggaaataacattgattcaaccagtattTTCCCAGTGGGATGAGCTGTTGGTTTTCTTTATACCAGTATGGATCCTCTTCGATGATATCACTTCTTTCTGTCCCGGGCATAAATGAGGTTATATGTAGAGACCTCACTAGCAAATGGTTAAACACCAGACAAGGAGTCTCCACAATGATGAATCAGAACCTGTGGCTTTTCACAGCTGGACTTCATCAGTTGACATAATCCTAGTTGCTGTGGTCCACTTGTCATAGCTGGCGTGGGGATGCTCTATTGTAAGTATGTAGCACTGGGGGCACTAGAGAATAATAAACATGTGGGGCAGCTCTTATCAAGCAAATCCTCTCAAAATCCGATTGGAAACGTCACAAGAGAATATTTTCATCAGATGTGTTTtcaaattaaatcacattttatttgtcacatgcatcataaacaacaggtgtagactaacagtgaaatgcttacttacgggccctttccaacaatgcagagagaaaaatggaTTAATATAAAGataacaaggaataaatacatcatgagtaacgataactttaCACAgcactgagtcgatgtgcaggggtacaaggtcattgaggtagatatgtacagtacatatgggTAGGGgcaaagtgactaggcaacaggatagataataagcagtagcagcagaatatgtgatgagtcaaattaagtgaactatttagcagtcttatggctagaagctgttcagggtcctgttggttccagacttggtgaatcggtactgcttgctgtgcagtggcagagagaacagtctatgacttggatggctGGGGCCTCTACCCATATAtaccaatataaaggatcaaggGGGAAAACAAATAGATATATATTCATCATATATTCCAAGGCATATCATAAATGGAGAATCAAAACAACCCAGTGACTCAACCAGCTCAACTCAAGTAGAGAAGCTAAAGTTCACAATATGATGTCAGTACCTTCACTAATAACCA is a window from the Oncorhynchus tshawytscha isolate Ot180627B linkage group LG14, Otsh_v2.0, whole genome shotgun sequence genome containing:
- the LOC112267133 gene encoding endothelial cell-selective adhesion molecule-like isoform X2 — its product is MIHLQLTSSGDWPAPCDSQRVEMPRREMEVVKGQVVVLQAWYSPTSDIGRNSVIWNFMANDSKQVISYSNGEPGIGSPEFRKRVGFSLSMPSANLSIYINNTQESDSGRYLCNVIIPGAAGLSGEMRLNVKVPPSPPVCLMTGSSVLNGNVTLSCKSSSGKPIPQYKWTKNAPMSEVFFSPMQKWRACPSTLLVLGFMDERQGTLRLSNLTKSMSGKYVCRASNTAGSDTCSINLEVFTSSNAGAIVAATLGSIVALVAIILFLIFILRRRDHEEEELANDIKEDAQAPKRVSWAKSGTGSDLLSKNGTLSSIATTPHLRDPQQPNNFRYPYNTAPASDTGSVFNAYRLRPGEPNPLQGLPGYISGTPPPRHTRPLCVANNIDATSPHRHSRPPSSNHISGTLPPGHTRPLSTSIIVDTPPHGFSQPPVLTMLVSPLHMGTADP
- the LOC112267133 gene encoding endothelial cell-selective adhesion molecule-like isoform X1; translated protein: MAMSGRVRALLLLLWIFQGDSQRVEMPRREMEVVKGQVVVLQAWYSPTSDIGRNSVIWNFMANDSKQVISYSNGEPGIGSPEFRKRVGFSLSMPSANLSIYINNTQESDSGRYLCNVIIPGAAGLSGEMRLNVKVPPSPPVCLMTGSSVLNGNVTLSCKSSSGKPIPQYKWTKNAPMSEVFFSPMQKWRACPSTLLVLGFMDERQGTLRLSNLTKSMSGKYVCRASNTAGSDTCSINLEVFTSSNAGAIVAATLGSIVALVAIILFLIFILRRRDHEEEELANDIKEDAQAPKRVSWAKSGTGSDLLSKNGTLSSIATTPHLRDPQQPNNFRYPYNTAPASDTGSVFNAYRLRPGEPNPLQGLPGYISGTPPPRHTRPLCVANNIDATSPHRHSRPPSSNHISGTLPPGHTRPLSTSIIVDTPPHGFSQPPVLTMLVSPLHMGTADP
- the LOC112267133 gene encoding endothelial cell-selective adhesion molecule-like isoform X3 — encoded protein: MAMSGRVRALLLLLWIFQGDSQRVEMPRREMEVVKGQVVVLQAWYSPTSDIGRNSVIWNFMANDSKQVISYSNGEPGIGSPEFRKRVGFSLSMPSANLSIYINNTQESDSGRYLCNVIIPGAAGLSGEMRLNVKVPPSPPVCLMTGSSVLNGNVTLSCKSSSGKPIPQYKWTKNAPMSEVFFSPMQNERQGTLRLSNLTKSMSGKYVCRASNTAGSDTCSINLEVFTSSNAGAIVAATLGSIVALVAIILFLIFILRRRDHEEEELANDIKEDAQAPKRVSWAKSGTGSDLLSKNGTLSSIATTPHLRDPQQPNNFRYPYNTAPASDTGSVFNAYRLRPGEPNPLQGLPGYISGTPPPRHTRPLCVANNIDATSPHRHSRPPSSNHISGTLPPGHTRPLSTSIIVDTPPHGFSQPPVLTMLVSPLHMGTADP